A stretch of Mya arenaria isolate MELC-2E11 chromosome 14, ASM2691426v1 DNA encodes these proteins:
- the LOC128217033 gene encoding uncharacterized protein LOC128217033 isoform X1 — MYKWNVFHESSSADAVCVVDLNEISENWIFKKMGTDSQMIAHSSNRPRPPPPSKKPKPSLPLKPSLPAKPALELKNGDDSPSCTTEHSAADPTPSSSVDTAPVPTPSYSGSTPPDTSQSTPQGTPDPSTLDSRATLTRPKGPPPPLPKTASSALPKTPPKPLPKTPTRPPPKPTIFKQHPPDNRSPVSLTESESVVRRTPPSLPMTPPRASVRKTVTTQGSAESDNSLNVNNSADTENERNEHENNSSVGRETYQSDNDRNTNAGSSVNCMMSKLANSQENLSQSSGPKVPMKPKPRSMLNKSRETSKKENSSNDISVSSGKSTFFAKPDEKIKVAETSMEKISKSENAIKIVHSLENPSNHSVKYKKMASPAHSPLSQRKPPPKPPAKPAKSAEHTDEPGDNSWIRHRTDNESDVHSSNEQLNKKTETESSVEEIKHTIIESGDSSSVQCDTKTGIKETCIKTKVSPTPLRKPHPPKPVARPRPTPRKSLNRQSLDEERLGAQTGDNLTSSKTGAVCDNVFKEKMTENGVKNDGDVKDVTEVRKDVPESDTVGRESPVKLDDDQYRKIEKRVNRSPKSHITELEGENHSPVILRKKISRDTGFDIQDVPSVEELKSLFYDSDEETQAPGGGENQCLSKDFQFGDKFLKFASDDSPNKTKTSPTIAQQHSSSDKDSFEDILGDKELLEPSSLLNEIEDILTRSYKHSSLTRSGSSPEKKSSPFLIAGERFRSERSNSVDVGEDSPIRPPRPKKEGKRLRSLNQMAYDSCGSDTESLPDMSRPRRDSESSNISMTLGKARPHPPKPKRHKLLRVQRSQSDITAMKSVVEKSPQTRRQQSNESNDLCATNTPPGKSIEPNRPASWRKNRPSRKAPPPPPGLPFKVTPPSPTMNLDTVVPVDERVKSMHLSRHSKHEDTHKRLVDSTGSFYHSIPDEEGDSSEGEHHDYQDIPDQKDIDTHLQPSIANAAMSRPAPKTRKQTSPPKLPPRNLNNSHSFDTSSLSSAGHDFDSAITGGASSNEDMSISSSCFDGDIKSPANKKHQLLKVYPKTSSPFGKEKYQTGSDENVLSSGLGPSMSSLSDCGDERNLRPISDCSIQSDILSGSHGTTESSSSSDSELDEDERAMRKKEKKLFMIAKEIASSERVFVDVLRLLNVDFRKHISKATEDQGRPVIPSDTLNRILDYLPQLQNFNEELLADLEDRIEHWEEKHCIADIFKKKGPFLKLFSSYILNFENLTATLDDALKKYPAFQAAVKEFEMGPRCASLALKHYMLKPIQRIPQYKLFLQDYMKHLPADSPEIKDMTTALAIVSDVAFHANENMRHEDYVQKMLEIQKSLVGHFEIIKPGRLFLKEGELMKLSRKDLQPRYFFLFSDVLLYTTEAPTGYRLNNTLSLTGMKVSVAARDEYKMEFSIISTQRSFTLQASSLEERDDWVSAINSAIEENTLKRDTFVTMRSQGSTSSEADEEVLDVGASALIDKDFVLGHKAPLWIPDARVTMCMICTVEFTVTFRRHHCRACGWVVCAGCSENKIALRYLKYKMARVCDRCSKALSSEKEKPSDVEEKEKSGEEEEGKALSKSRNGLFSRLQRVRLSGRIEKRPGVRPERLKEVSANDEGACMSGYLQKWHKGRKWKKQWYLIKDKVLFTFKATQDTAAADSMVLLGYEVTRFNEFFEGVEAGLLLQLSHKGTTPLVFRTDSHTATEKWVNVMREAAVP; from the exons ATGTATAAGTGGAACGTGTTTCACGAGTCCAGTTCTGCTGATGCAGTCTGTGTTGTAGATCTCAATGAAATTTCTGAAAATTGGATATTTAAGAAAATGG gtaCGGACTCCCAGATGATTGCCCATTCGTCAAACAGGCCAAG GCCCCCTCCGCCATCAAAGAAACCCAAGCCTTCATTGCCATTGAAACCATCTCTTCCAGCTAAACCAGCGTTGGAGCTGAAAAATGGAG ACGACAGTCCCTCATGCACAACAGAGCACTCCGCTGCAGATCCGACCCCGAGCAGCAGTGTTGACACTGCCCCTGTCCCAACCCCATCTTATTCTGGCTCCACCCCACCGGACACCAGTCAGTCCACACCTCAAGGCACCCCTGACCCTTCCACTCTGGATTCAAGGGCAACTCTCACACGTCCCAAGGGGCCACCACCACCTCTACCAAAAACAGCATCATCAGCCTTGCCGAAAACTCCACCAAAACCTCTACCAAAAACCCCAACCAGACCTCCGCCAAAACCTACGATATTTAAGCAACATCCTCCTGATAATCGCTCACCAGTAAGCTTGACTGAGTCTGAATCAGTTGTAAGGAGAACCCCACCTTCTTTACCAATGACCCCTCCCAGGGCCTCAGTGAGAAAGACTGTAACTACACAGGGCAGTGCTGAATCAGATAACTCACTGAATGTTAACAATAGTGCAGATACAGAAAATGAGAGAAATGAACATGAAAACAATTCTTCAGTGGGCAGGGAAACATATCAAAGTGACAATGATCGAAATACTAATGCAGGTTCTTCTGTGAATTGTATGATGTCAAAGCTGGCAAATTCTCAAGAAAACTTATCTCAATCATCTGGTCCCAAAGTTCCAATGAAACCTAAGCCAAGATCTATGCTTAATAAATCAAGGGAAACatctaaaaaagaaaacagctCAAATGACATATCTGTAAGTTCTGGAAAATCAACATTCTTTGCTAAACCAGATGAAAAGATAAAAGTTGCTGAAACTAGTATGGAGAAGATAAGCAAGTCGGAGAATgccattaaaatagttcatagtTTAGAAAATCCCTCAAACCATTCAGTAAAGTACAAAAAAATGGCATCTCCGGCCCACTCTCCTCTCTCGCAACGAAAACCACCTCCTAAGCCACCAGCTAAGCCTGCTAAATCTGCAGAGCATACGGATGAGCCAGGAGATAACTCTTGGATTAGACATAGGACTGATAATGAAAGTGATGTGCATTCCAGTAACGAACAGTTGAATAAGAAAACTGAAACTGAATCAAGTGTTGAAGAAATTAAGCATACTATTATTGAAAGTGGGGATTCAAGTTCTGTACAATGTGATACAAAAACTGGAATAAAAGAGACTTGCATCAAAACAAAAGTCTCCCCTACCCCACTAAGAAAGCCCCACCCACCAAAACCAGTTGCAAGGCCACGACCTACACCTAGAAAATCTCTTAATAGGCAATCTTTGGATGAAGAGAGACTAGGTGCTCAAACTGGGGATAACCTTACTAGTTCTAAAACTGGTGCTGTCTGTGATAATGTGTTCAAGGAAAAGATGACTGAAAATGGTGTGAAAAATGATGGTGATGTGAAAGATGTTACTGAAGTAAGGAAAGATGTTCCTGAAAGTGACACTGTAGGAAGGGAAAGTCCAGTCAAATTAGATGATGATCAGTACAGAAAGATAGAGAAAAGAGTAAACAGATCACCAAAGTCTCATATAACTGAACTTGAGGGTGAAAACCATAGCCCAGTGATTCTGAGAAAGAAAATCAGTAGGGATACTGGCTTTGATATTCAGGATGTACCTTCGGTGGAAGAACTTAAGAGCCTCTTTTATGATAGTGACGAAGAGACGCAAGCTCCAGGTGGTGGCGAAAACCAGTGTTTGTCAAAGGATTTTCAATTTGGTGataaatttttgaaatttgCTAGTGATGATTctccaaataaaacaaaaactagcCCTACCATAGCTCAACAACATAGTTCAAGTGATAAAGACAGTTTCGAAGATATTTTAGGTGATAAGGAATTACTTGAACCATCTTCacttttgaatgaaattgaagATATTTTGACTCGCAGCTACAAACATTCTTCCTTAACAAGGTCTGGATCATCACCAGAGAAAAAGTCCTCTCCGTTCCTTATAGCTGGTGAGAGATTTAGATCGGAGAGGTCAAACTCTGTGGATGTAGGAGAAGACTCCCCTATCAGGCCCCCAAGGCCAAAAAAGGAGGGGAAAAGGCTGAGATCGCTCAATCAAATGGCATATGATTCTTGTGGCAGTGATACAGAATCCCTGCCTGATATGTCAAGACCAAGAAGAGATTCTGAATCTTCAAATATCTCCATGACCTTAGGTAAGGCCAGGCCACACCCACCAAAACCAAAAAGACACAAACTGCTAAGAGTTCAAAGAAGCCAATCAGATATTACTGCTATGAAATCAGTGGTTGAAAAGTCCCCACAGACTAGACGTCAACAGTCAAATGAGTCAAATGATCTCTGTGCAACAAATACCCCACCAGGTAAATCAATAGAACCAAACAGGCCGGCTTCTTGGCGAAAGAACCGCCCATCGCGGAAAGCACCACCTCCACCCCCAGGCCTGCCTTTCAAGGTCACACCACCCTCCCCAACCATGAATCTGGACACTGTGGTACCTGTGGATGAACGGGTTAAGTCTATGCACTTGTCAAGACACTCAAAGCATGAGGACACACACAAAAGATTAGTTGACTCTACTGGGTCATTCTACCATTCAATACCAGATGAGGAGGGTGACTCCTCAGAAGGAGAGCATCATGATTATCAGGACATTCCTGATCAGAAAGATATTGATACTCACTTACAACCTTCCATTGCTAATGCTGCAATGTCCAGACCTGCACCAAAGACAAGGAAACAAACATCTCCTCCCAAGCTTCCACCAAGAAACTTGAACAACTCCCACTCATTTGATACTTCCAGCTTGTCATCTGCTGGGCATGACTTTGACAGTGCAATCACTGGTGGTGCTAGCTCGAATGAAGACATGTCAATCTCCAGTAGCTGTTTTGATGGTGATATCAAGTCTCCAGCTAATAAGAAACACCAGCTTCTCAAAGTTTACCCAAAAACTTCCAGTCCTTTTGGCAAAGAGAAGTACCAGACAGGAAGTGATGAGAATGTGTTGAGTTCtggactgggtcccagcatgtCTAGCCTGTCTGACTGTGGAGATGAGAGGAATCTGAGACCAATCAGCGACTGCAGTATCCAGTCTGATATCCTATCTGGTAGTCATGGTACCACGGAATCCTCGTCCTCTTCAGACTCAGAACTCGATGAAGATGAAAGG GCTATGCGTAAAAAAGAGAAGAAGTTGTTTATGATTGCCAAGGAGATTGCTTCTTCAGAGCGAGTGTTTGTCGATGTATTGCGTCTGCTCAATGTG GATTTCCGTAAGCACATTTCCAAGGCAACGGAGGACCAGGGTCGCCCAGTGATCCCTAGCGACACACTCAATCGTATACTGGACTACCTGCCGCAGCTACAGAACTTTAATGAGGAACTTCTGGCTGACCTTGAAGACAGGATAGAACACTG GGAGGAAAAGCACTGTATAGCTGATATCTTCAAGAAGAAAGGCCCGTTCCTGAAGCTCTTCTCCTCCTATATCCTTAACTTTGAGAACTTAACCGCCACACTCGACGATGCCCTCAAGAAATACCCTGCATTTCAAGCTGCAGTGAAAGAATTTGAG ATGGGTCCACGTTGCGCCAGCCTCGCCCTGAAGCACTACATGTTAAAGCCCATACAGCGAATACCCCAATACAAGCTCTTCCTGCAGG ACTACATGAAGCATCTTCCTGCCGACAGTCCCGAGATCAAGGATATGACCA CTGCCCTGGCCATCGTCAGTGATGTGGCCTTCCATGCTAACGAGAATATGAGGCATGAG GACTATGTACAGAAGATGTTGGAGATACAGAAGTCTCTGGTGGGTCATTTTGAGATCATCAAGCCAGGCCGG TTGTTCCTGAAGGAGGGAGAGCTAATGAAGCTATCTAGAAAGGACCTTCAGCCCAGATACTTCTTCCTG TTCAGTGATGTACTGCTGTACACGACAGAGGCCCCGACAGGCTACAGACTCAACAACACACTCTCCTTAACCGGCATGAAG GTGTCCGTAGCAGCACGTGATGAATACAAGATGGAATTCAGCATTATCTCCACACAACGCTCGTTCACCCTCCAGGCATCTAGTCTCGAGGAACGCGACGACTGGGTCTCTGCAATCAACTCCGCCATTGAGGAGAACACGCTGAAGAGAGACACCTTCGTCACTATGCGTTCACAG GGCAGTACCAGTTCTGAGGCCGATGAAGAGGTACTGGATGTTGGGGCCTCA GCTCTGATAGACAAGGACTTTGTCCTGGGTCATAAGGCACCACTGTGGATCCCCGACGCACGCGTTACCATGTGTATGATCTGCACGGTTGAGTTTACCGTCACCTTCAGACGGCACCACTGCCGCGCATGTGGTTGG GTTGTGTGTGCTGGATGTTCTGAGAACAAGATAGCCCTGCGTTATCTCAAGTACAAGATGGCCCGAGTCTGTGACAGGTGCTCCAAAGCTCTCAGTTCAG AGAAAGAAAAGCCCTCGGACGTAGAGGAGAAAGAGAAAAGCGGGGAAGAGGAGGAGGGGAAAGCGTTGAGTAAAAGCCGAAATGGGCTCTTTTCACGACTACAGCGGGTACGCCTCAGTGGGCGGATTGAGAAGCGTCCAGGGGTCAGGCCTGAGAGGCTCAAGGAG GTGTCAGCGAATGATGAGGGTGCGTGTATGAGTGGGTATCTACAGAAGTGGCACAAGGGTCGCAAATGGAAGAAGCAGTGGTACCTGATCAAGGACAAGGTCCTGTTCACCTTCAAGGCCACTCAG gacACAGCGGCTGCAGACAGTATGGTATTACTGGGGTATGAAGTCACCCGGTTTAATGAG TTCTTTGAAGGTGTTGAGGCTGGTCTTCTGCTCCAGTTGAGCCACAAGGGGACGACCCCTCTGGTGTTCCGTACAGACAGTCACACCGCCACTGAAAA GTGGGTGAATGTGATGAGGGAGGCTGCAGTACCATGA
- the LOC128217033 gene encoding uncharacterized protein LOC128217033 isoform X2 has translation MYKWNVFHESSSADAVCVVDLNEISENWIFKKMGTDSQMIAHSSNRPRPPPPSKKPKPSLPLKPSLPAKPALELKNGDDSPSCTTEHSAADPTPSSSVDTAPVPTPSYSGSTPPDTSQSTPQGTPDPSTLDSRATLTRPKGPPPPLPKTASSALPKTPPKPLPKTPTRPPPKPTIFKQHPPDNRSPVSLTESESVVRRTPPSLPMTPPRASVRKTVTTQGSAESDNSLNVNNSADTENERNEHENNSSVGRETYQSDNDRNTNAGSSVNCMMSKLANSQENLSQSSGPKVPMKPKPRSMLNKSRETSKKENSSNDISVSSGKSTFFAKPDEKIKVAETSMEKISKSENAIKIVHSLENPSNHSVKYKKMASPAHSPLSQRKPPPKPPAKPAKSAEHTDEPGDNSWIRHRTDNESDVHSSNEQLNKKTETESSVEEIKHTIIESGDSSSVQCDTKTGIKETCIKTKVSPTPLRKPHPPKPVARPRPTPRKSLNRQSLDEERLGAQTGDNLTSSKTGAVCDNVFKEKMTENGVKNDGDVKDVTEVRKDVPESDTVGRESPVKLDDDQYRKIEKRVNRSPKSHITELEGENHSPVILRKKISRDTGFDIQDVPSVEELKSLFYDSDEETQAPGGGENQCLSKDFQFGDKFLKFASDDSPNKTKTSPTIAQQHSSSDKDSFEDILGDKELLEPSSLLNEIEDILTRSYKHSSLTRSGSSPEKKSSPFLIAGERFRSERSNSVDVGEDSPIRPPRPKKEGKRLRSLNQMAYDSCGSDTESLPDMSRPRRDSESSNISMTLGKARPHPPKPKRHKLLRVQRSQSDITAMKSVVEKSPQTRRQQSNESNDLCATNTPPGKSIEPNRPASWRKNRPSRKAPPPPPGLPFKVTPPSPTMNLDTVVPVDERVKSMHLSRHSKHEDTHKRLVDSTGSFYHSIPDEEGDSSEGEHHDYQDIPDQKDIDTHLQPSIANAAMSRPAPKTRKQTSPPKLPPRNLNNSHSFDTSSLSSAGHDFDSAITGGASSNEDMSISSSCFDGDIKSPANKKHQLLKVYPKTSSPFGKEKYQTGSDENVLSSGLGPSMSSLSDCGDERNLRPISDCSIQSDILSGSHGTTESSSSSDSELDEDERAMRKKEKKLFMIAKEIASSERVFVDVLRLLNVDFRKHISKATEDQGRPVIPSDTLNRILDYLPQLQNFNEELLADLEDRIEHWEEKHCIADIFKKKGPFLKLFSSYILNFENLTATLDDALKKYPAFQAAVKEFEMGPRCASLALKHYMLKPIQRIPQYKLFLQDYMKHLPADSPEIKDMTTALAIVSDVAFHANENMRHEDYVQKMLEIQKSLVGHFEIIKPGRLFLKEGELMKLSRKDLQPRYFFLFSDVLLYTTEAPTGYRLNNTLSLTGMKVSVAARDEYKMEFSIISTQRSFTLQASSLEERDDWVSAINSAIEENTLKRDTFVTMRSQFRDEHLQSSWDTYQALIDKDFVLGHKAPLWIPDARVTMCMICTVEFTVTFRRHHCRACGWVVCAGCSENKIALRYLKYKMARVCDRCSKALSSEKEKPSDVEEKEKSGEEEEGKALSKSRNGLFSRLQRVRLSGRIEKRPGVRPERLKEVSANDEGACMSGYLQKWHKGRKWKKQWYLIKDKVLFTFKATQDTAAADSMVLLGYEVTRFNEFFEGVEAGLLLQLSHKGTTPLVFRTDSHTATEKWVNVMREAAVP, from the exons ATGTATAAGTGGAACGTGTTTCACGAGTCCAGTTCTGCTGATGCAGTCTGTGTTGTAGATCTCAATGAAATTTCTGAAAATTGGATATTTAAGAAAATGG gtaCGGACTCCCAGATGATTGCCCATTCGTCAAACAGGCCAAG GCCCCCTCCGCCATCAAAGAAACCCAAGCCTTCATTGCCATTGAAACCATCTCTTCCAGCTAAACCAGCGTTGGAGCTGAAAAATGGAG ACGACAGTCCCTCATGCACAACAGAGCACTCCGCTGCAGATCCGACCCCGAGCAGCAGTGTTGACACTGCCCCTGTCCCAACCCCATCTTATTCTGGCTCCACCCCACCGGACACCAGTCAGTCCACACCTCAAGGCACCCCTGACCCTTCCACTCTGGATTCAAGGGCAACTCTCACACGTCCCAAGGGGCCACCACCACCTCTACCAAAAACAGCATCATCAGCCTTGCCGAAAACTCCACCAAAACCTCTACCAAAAACCCCAACCAGACCTCCGCCAAAACCTACGATATTTAAGCAACATCCTCCTGATAATCGCTCACCAGTAAGCTTGACTGAGTCTGAATCAGTTGTAAGGAGAACCCCACCTTCTTTACCAATGACCCCTCCCAGGGCCTCAGTGAGAAAGACTGTAACTACACAGGGCAGTGCTGAATCAGATAACTCACTGAATGTTAACAATAGTGCAGATACAGAAAATGAGAGAAATGAACATGAAAACAATTCTTCAGTGGGCAGGGAAACATATCAAAGTGACAATGATCGAAATACTAATGCAGGTTCTTCTGTGAATTGTATGATGTCAAAGCTGGCAAATTCTCAAGAAAACTTATCTCAATCATCTGGTCCCAAAGTTCCAATGAAACCTAAGCCAAGATCTATGCTTAATAAATCAAGGGAAACatctaaaaaagaaaacagctCAAATGACATATCTGTAAGTTCTGGAAAATCAACATTCTTTGCTAAACCAGATGAAAAGATAAAAGTTGCTGAAACTAGTATGGAGAAGATAAGCAAGTCGGAGAATgccattaaaatagttcatagtTTAGAAAATCCCTCAAACCATTCAGTAAAGTACAAAAAAATGGCATCTCCGGCCCACTCTCCTCTCTCGCAACGAAAACCACCTCCTAAGCCACCAGCTAAGCCTGCTAAATCTGCAGAGCATACGGATGAGCCAGGAGATAACTCTTGGATTAGACATAGGACTGATAATGAAAGTGATGTGCATTCCAGTAACGAACAGTTGAATAAGAAAACTGAAACTGAATCAAGTGTTGAAGAAATTAAGCATACTATTATTGAAAGTGGGGATTCAAGTTCTGTACAATGTGATACAAAAACTGGAATAAAAGAGACTTGCATCAAAACAAAAGTCTCCCCTACCCCACTAAGAAAGCCCCACCCACCAAAACCAGTTGCAAGGCCACGACCTACACCTAGAAAATCTCTTAATAGGCAATCTTTGGATGAAGAGAGACTAGGTGCTCAAACTGGGGATAACCTTACTAGTTCTAAAACTGGTGCTGTCTGTGATAATGTGTTCAAGGAAAAGATGACTGAAAATGGTGTGAAAAATGATGGTGATGTGAAAGATGTTACTGAAGTAAGGAAAGATGTTCCTGAAAGTGACACTGTAGGAAGGGAAAGTCCAGTCAAATTAGATGATGATCAGTACAGAAAGATAGAGAAAAGAGTAAACAGATCACCAAAGTCTCATATAACTGAACTTGAGGGTGAAAACCATAGCCCAGTGATTCTGAGAAAGAAAATCAGTAGGGATACTGGCTTTGATATTCAGGATGTACCTTCGGTGGAAGAACTTAAGAGCCTCTTTTATGATAGTGACGAAGAGACGCAAGCTCCAGGTGGTGGCGAAAACCAGTGTTTGTCAAAGGATTTTCAATTTGGTGataaatttttgaaatttgCTAGTGATGATTctccaaataaaacaaaaactagcCCTACCATAGCTCAACAACATAGTTCAAGTGATAAAGACAGTTTCGAAGATATTTTAGGTGATAAGGAATTACTTGAACCATCTTCacttttgaatgaaattgaagATATTTTGACTCGCAGCTACAAACATTCTTCCTTAACAAGGTCTGGATCATCACCAGAGAAAAAGTCCTCTCCGTTCCTTATAGCTGGTGAGAGATTTAGATCGGAGAGGTCAAACTCTGTGGATGTAGGAGAAGACTCCCCTATCAGGCCCCCAAGGCCAAAAAAGGAGGGGAAAAGGCTGAGATCGCTCAATCAAATGGCATATGATTCTTGTGGCAGTGATACAGAATCCCTGCCTGATATGTCAAGACCAAGAAGAGATTCTGAATCTTCAAATATCTCCATGACCTTAGGTAAGGCCAGGCCACACCCACCAAAACCAAAAAGACACAAACTGCTAAGAGTTCAAAGAAGCCAATCAGATATTACTGCTATGAAATCAGTGGTTGAAAAGTCCCCACAGACTAGACGTCAACAGTCAAATGAGTCAAATGATCTCTGTGCAACAAATACCCCACCAGGTAAATCAATAGAACCAAACAGGCCGGCTTCTTGGCGAAAGAACCGCCCATCGCGGAAAGCACCACCTCCACCCCCAGGCCTGCCTTTCAAGGTCACACCACCCTCCCCAACCATGAATCTGGACACTGTGGTACCTGTGGATGAACGGGTTAAGTCTATGCACTTGTCAAGACACTCAAAGCATGAGGACACACACAAAAGATTAGTTGACTCTACTGGGTCATTCTACCATTCAATACCAGATGAGGAGGGTGACTCCTCAGAAGGAGAGCATCATGATTATCAGGACATTCCTGATCAGAAAGATATTGATACTCACTTACAACCTTCCATTGCTAATGCTGCAATGTCCAGACCTGCACCAAAGACAAGGAAACAAACATCTCCTCCCAAGCTTCCACCAAGAAACTTGAACAACTCCCACTCATTTGATACTTCCAGCTTGTCATCTGCTGGGCATGACTTTGACAGTGCAATCACTGGTGGTGCTAGCTCGAATGAAGACATGTCAATCTCCAGTAGCTGTTTTGATGGTGATATCAAGTCTCCAGCTAATAAGAAACACCAGCTTCTCAAAGTTTACCCAAAAACTTCCAGTCCTTTTGGCAAAGAGAAGTACCAGACAGGAAGTGATGAGAATGTGTTGAGTTCtggactgggtcccagcatgtCTAGCCTGTCTGACTGTGGAGATGAGAGGAATCTGAGACCAATCAGCGACTGCAGTATCCAGTCTGATATCCTATCTGGTAGTCATGGTACCACGGAATCCTCGTCCTCTTCAGACTCAGAACTCGATGAAGATGAAAGG GCTATGCGTAAAAAAGAGAAGAAGTTGTTTATGATTGCCAAGGAGATTGCTTCTTCAGAGCGAGTGTTTGTCGATGTATTGCGTCTGCTCAATGTG GATTTCCGTAAGCACATTTCCAAGGCAACGGAGGACCAGGGTCGCCCAGTGATCCCTAGCGACACACTCAATCGTATACTGGACTACCTGCCGCAGCTACAGAACTTTAATGAGGAACTTCTGGCTGACCTTGAAGACAGGATAGAACACTG GGAGGAAAAGCACTGTATAGCTGATATCTTCAAGAAGAAAGGCCCGTTCCTGAAGCTCTTCTCCTCCTATATCCTTAACTTTGAGAACTTAACCGCCACACTCGACGATGCCCTCAAGAAATACCCTGCATTTCAAGCTGCAGTGAAAGAATTTGAG ATGGGTCCACGTTGCGCCAGCCTCGCCCTGAAGCACTACATGTTAAAGCCCATACAGCGAATACCCCAATACAAGCTCTTCCTGCAGG ACTACATGAAGCATCTTCCTGCCGACAGTCCCGAGATCAAGGATATGACCA CTGCCCTGGCCATCGTCAGTGATGTGGCCTTCCATGCTAACGAGAATATGAGGCATGAG GACTATGTACAGAAGATGTTGGAGATACAGAAGTCTCTGGTGGGTCATTTTGAGATCATCAAGCCAGGCCGG TTGTTCCTGAAGGAGGGAGAGCTAATGAAGCTATCTAGAAAGGACCTTCAGCCCAGATACTTCTTCCTG TTCAGTGATGTACTGCTGTACACGACAGAGGCCCCGACAGGCTACAGACTCAACAACACACTCTCCTTAACCGGCATGAAG GTGTCCGTAGCAGCACGTGATGAATACAAGATGGAATTCAGCATTATCTCCACACAACGCTCGTTCACCCTCCAGGCATCTAGTCTCGAGGAACGCGACGACTGGGTCTCTGCAATCAACTCCGCCATTGAGGAGAACACGCTGAAGAGAGACACCTTCGTCACTATGCGTTCACAG TTCCGAGATGAGCACCTGCAGAGTTCATGGGACACTTATCAG GCTCTGATAGACAAGGACTTTGTCCTGGGTCATAAGGCACCACTGTGGATCCCCGACGCACGCGTTACCATGTGTATGATCTGCACGGTTGAGTTTACCGTCACCTTCAGACGGCACCACTGCCGCGCATGTGGTTGG GTTGTGTGTGCTGGATGTTCTGAGAACAAGATAGCCCTGCGTTATCTCAAGTACAAGATGGCCCGAGTCTGTGACAGGTGCTCCAAAGCTCTCAGTTCAG AGAAAGAAAAGCCCTCGGACGTAGAGGAGAAAGAGAAAAGCGGGGAAGAGGAGGAGGGGAAAGCGTTGAGTAAAAGCCGAAATGGGCTCTTTTCACGACTACAGCGGGTACGCCTCAGTGGGCGGATTGAGAAGCGTCCAGGGGTCAGGCCTGAGAGGCTCAAGGAG GTGTCAGCGAATGATGAGGGTGCGTGTATGAGTGGGTATCTACAGAAGTGGCACAAGGGTCGCAAATGGAAGAAGCAGTGGTACCTGATCAAGGACAAGGTCCTGTTCACCTTCAAGGCCACTCAG gacACAGCGGCTGCAGACAGTATGGTATTACTGGGGTATGAAGTCACCCGGTTTAATGAG TTCTTTGAAGGTGTTGAGGCTGGTCTTCTGCTCCAGTTGAGCCACAAGGGGACGACCCCTCTGGTGTTCCGTACAGACAGTCACACCGCCACTGAAAA GTGGGTGAATGTGATGAGGGAGGCTGCAGTACCATGA